In Xiphophorus maculatus strain JP 163 A chromosome 18, X_maculatus-5.0-male, whole genome shotgun sequence, a single genomic region encodes these proteins:
- the LOC111611973 gene encoding uncharacterized protein LOC111611973, whose product MLQQEEWRPVDVSSSYWNMNSVAAVCAGLDCGSAVSARNSKEASERPVWRIWSHCFLSGSALKNCLPYGENSDQSLELICSGLLVEPLIFLSSSTDGVSTGRKQGSELLIGSNFSITCSIRPQYEGGSFQLIFSTSNYTQNQTLPAVNHSALFLFSAAGHAHQGTYRCVYHVYVFSYNFSSISQPLNVTVSDKLMESIRKSSASVSASPTALIISLVVVLLGMLGSVLVLYFKARRNQKSGPENNHHDEGSRAEGSLKEETAV is encoded by the exons ATGTTACAACAAGAAGAGTGGAGACCAGTGGATGTTTCGTCTAGTTACTGGAACATGAACTcagttgctgcagtttgtgctggactggactgtggttctgctgtttcagcaagaaattcAAAGGAAGCTTCAGAGAGACCAGTTTGGAGGATCTGGTCTCACTGTTTCCTGTCAGGATCTGCATTGAAGAACTGTTTACCTTATGGTGAAAACAGTGATCAGAGCCTTGAGCTCATCTGCTCAG GTCTGCTGGTTGAGCCGctcatcttcctctcttcctccactGACGGGGTCTCCACAGGCAGAAAGCAGGGGTCTGAGCTCCTCATTGGCTCAAATTTCAGCATCACCTGCTCCATCAGACCTCAGTATGAAGGCGGCTCCTTCCAGCTCATCTTCAGCACCTCTAACTACACTCAGAACCAGACCCTGCCAGCTGTTAATCACTCCGCCCTCTTCCTGttctctgctgctggccacgcccaccaaggAACCTACCGCTGCGTTTACCACGTCTACGTTTTCTCCTATAACTTCTCCTCTATCAGCCAGCCTCTCAACGTCACTGTCTCAGATAAACTCATGGAGTCCATCAGGAAAAGTTCTGCTTCAG TTTCAGCCTCTCCCACTGCTTTGATCATCAGTCTGGTTGTCGTCCTGCTGGGTATGCTGGGATCAGTCCTGGTCCTCTACTTTAAG GCCAGAAGAAACCAGAAGTCTGGACCAGAAAACAACCATCATGATGAAGGATCCAGAGCTGAAGGCAGCTTAAAGGAGGAGACTGCAGTCTGA